A genomic window from Lactobacillus sp. ESL0677 includes:
- a CDS encoding HXXEE domain-containing protein, which translates to MDFRIYIALFPTVFMFHELEEILFFKDYKELINNKVPKMFKGNYLNKYLNLSLRTFILTIFEEFIILVLITGITLLKISYLEFYVALMLAYNYHILGHVIQAIVVQSYVPGLIFGIASSIISVYWISMMPVNNWSFVLWCSVIILVLIFLNIQVCFKIGKNFFN; encoded by the coding sequence TTGGATTTTAGGATTTATATTGCTTTGTTTCCAACGGTTTTCATGTTCCATGAATTAGAAGAAATTTTATTCTTTAAAGATTATAAAGAGCTAATAAATAATAAAGTACCTAAAATGTTTAAAGGTAACTATTTGAACAAATATCTTAATTTATCATTAAGAACATTTATTTTAACAATATTTGAAGAATTTATTATTTTAGTATTAATTACTGGGATTACATTGCTCAAAATTTCATACTTAGAATTTTATGTAGCTTTGATGCTTGCATATAACTACCATATTTTAGGACATGTAATTCAGGCGATTGTAGTTCAGTCTTATGTACCGGGACTTATTTTTGGTATAGCCAGTAGTATCATTAGTGTTTATTGGATAAGTATGATGCCAGTGAATAATTGGTCCTTTGTTTTGTGGTGTTCAGTTATAATACTAGTTTTGATTTTTCTAAACATACAAGTTTGTTTTAAAATAGGCAAAAATTTTTTTAATTAA
- the pyrF gene encoding orotidine-5'-phosphate decarboxylase, translating to MEKAVFVALDYANEQDVAQLLPKLGTAQETYLKIGMELFYHSGSTLVKRLSNAGYHIFLDLKLHDIPNTVYNAAKQLAQLNIFCITIHALGGSSMIKAAKDGLIAGTPAGQGVPKLLAVTELTSISDSILKNEQNCRLPMNEQVISLAQTAQKAGADGVICSPLEVQNLRAKIGPDFLYVTPGIRPAHSNNGDQKRVATPAQAKKYGASAIVVGRPITQAANPEAAYQAIKKEFN from the coding sequence ATGGAAAAAGCAGTTTTTGTCGCCCTTGATTATGCTAACGAGCAGGATGTTGCACAACTTTTGCCTAAACTTGGCACTGCACAAGAAACTTACTTAAAAATTGGCATGGAACTTTTTTATCATTCTGGAAGTACTTTAGTTAAACGATTAAGCAATGCAGGTTACCACATCTTTTTAGATTTAAAATTGCATGATATTCCAAATACAGTTTATAACGCGGCCAAACAACTGGCCCAGCTCAATATCTTTTGTATTACTATTCACGCACTCGGCGGTAGCAGCATGATTAAGGCGGCCAAGGACGGTTTAATCGCTGGTACGCCAGCTGGACAAGGTGTGCCTAAACTGCTAGCTGTTACGGAATTAACTTCAATTTCTGACTCAATTTTAAAAAATGAGCAAAACTGCCGCTTACCAATGAATGAGCAAGTTATCAGTCTTGCACAAACAGCACAAAAAGCTGGCGCCGATGGTGTCATTTGCTCACCTCTAGAAGTTCAAAACCTAAGAGCAAAAATTGGTCCCGACTTTCTTTACGTAACGCCGGGAATTAGACCGGCACACAGCAATAATGGCGACCAAAAGCGAGTCGCTACCCCAGCACAAGCAAAAAAATACGGCGCTAGTGCAATTGTTGTCGGCCGACCAATTACCCAAGCTGCTAACCCAGAAGCAGCCTATCAAGCAATTAAAAAGGAGTTTAACTAA
- a CDS encoding dihydroorotate dehydrogenase, whose translation MTNLSVKIPGLNLKNPVMPASGTFGFGDVAAANKFDLNKLGALVLKTTTPHLRRGNPQPQIAVLEDGVLNSVGLTNPGVAGVVSEKLPHLRQQYPDLPIIASVGGSSAADYVQVTEELAESGMVNALELNFSCPNVERGGMTFGVHPELVEQLTAAIKQTVALPIYVKLTPNVTDITEIARAAESGGADGLSLINTVMGLRIDLETRKPLLGNNVGGLSGSGIKPLALYQVHQVFKITHLPIIGMGGITTAEDVVEFILAGASAVAVGSAHFHDELACPHIIQKLPSLLTKLGASNISDLVGQVQFN comes from the coding sequence ATGACTAATCTTAGTGTAAAAATACCCGGTCTTAATCTGAAAAATCCGGTAATGCCAGCAAGTGGTACCTTTGGTTTTGGCGATGTTGCTGCTGCTAATAAGTTTGATTTAAATAAGTTAGGAGCACTGGTGTTGAAAACAACGACGCCACATTTGCGGCGTGGTAATCCGCAGCCGCAAATTGCGGTCTTAGAAGATGGTGTTTTAAATTCAGTGGGGTTAACTAACCCGGGTGTTGCCGGCGTTGTCAGTGAAAAGTTGCCACACCTACGTCAGCAATATCCTGACTTGCCAATTATTGCTAGTGTTGGTGGCAGTAGTGCGGCTGATTATGTGCAGGTGACTGAAGAATTGGCAGAATCTGGGATGGTTAATGCACTAGAACTTAATTTTTCTTGTCCTAATGTTGAGCGCGGCGGCATGACCTTTGGTGTTCATCCAGAATTGGTTGAACAGCTGACAGCCGCGATTAAGCAGACGGTTGCGTTGCCAATTTATGTTAAGTTAACGCCGAACGTGACCGATATTACCGAAATAGCACGTGCTGCAGAAAGTGGTGGCGCAGATGGTTTGTCACTGATTAATACGGTGATGGGATTGCGCATTGATCTTGAAACGCGGAAGCCGCTCTTAGGCAACAATGTTGGTGGTCTTTCAGGTAGTGGCATCAAGCCGCTGGCATTGTATCAGGTTCATCAAGTATTTAAAATAACGCACCTGCCAATTATCGGGATGGGCGGCATTACTACTGCAGAAGATGTAGTTGAATTTATATTAGCAGGAGCTAGTGCCGTGGCTGTGGGTAGTGCGCATTTTCATGATGAACTTGCTTGCCCGCATATTATTCAAAAATTGCCAAGCTTGTTAACCAAGCTTGGTGCTAGTAATATTAGTGACTTGGTCGGCCAAGTCCAATTTAATTGA
- a CDS encoding MFS transporter, with product MTQHKSIYTKDVILVMAASFFFMFSTMFVNPLINGYAKSLGASSAFAGIIVGVMSIAAMFLRPIAGNLTDKFSKFRLSLIGGVLIFIGVTGYVLAPKSGWLLLFRLINGAGYVLDTVCMTTWLAFLVPREHVGEAMGFYGLMNALAMAVAPALAINVYQKTGYRLAIIASAVSSFLMIITIQFVGNHAKPKKKIEEASKSKHFKIIEVKDLPIALLTTLFAFPYFATQADLVTYAEERHLNVAVGSYFLIYAVVLLVIRIGLKNLFDTVRFGVWFWLSAAATAIYLVLLAMMKNNWEMGLAACGMAIGYGVIYSVLQSTALLLAPINEQGLASSTFYLGLDIGMAFGPIIMGFVNDLLPINYFYPVQLLLIPLMIIVYLCYRKRLNSAIDNH from the coding sequence GTGACACAGCATAAATCGATTTATACTAAAGATGTAATATTGGTAATGGCAGCATCGTTCTTCTTCATGTTTAGTACGATGTTTGTTAACCCGTTAATTAATGGTTATGCTAAGAGTCTCGGTGCTAGCAGTGCGTTTGCGGGAATTATTGTGGGGGTTATGAGCATTGCCGCAATGTTTTTGCGGCCAATTGCGGGTAACTTGACGGATAAGTTTTCTAAATTTCGCTTATCATTAATTGGTGGTGTGCTAATTTTTATTGGCGTAACTGGGTACGTTCTTGCGCCAAAAAGTGGCTGGCTGCTACTATTTCGGCTAATTAATGGTGCTGGATATGTGCTCGATACAGTTTGCATGACTACTTGGCTAGCATTCTTAGTCCCGCGCGAGCATGTCGGTGAAGCCATGGGCTTTTACGGCCTAATGAATGCACTGGCGATGGCCGTGGCGCCGGCTCTAGCGATTAATGTTTATCAGAAAACAGGTTACCGACTGGCAATAATTGCTTCCGCGGTATCTTCTTTTTTGATGATTATTACGATTCAATTTGTTGGCAATCATGCCAAGCCTAAGAAAAAGATAGAAGAAGCAAGCAAATCTAAACATTTTAAGATTATCGAAGTTAAGGATTTGCCGATTGCGCTATTAACTACGCTATTTGCCTTTCCGTATTTTGCTACTCAAGCAGATTTGGTAACTTACGCAGAAGAACGGCACTTGAATGTAGCAGTTGGTTCATACTTTTTAATTTATGCTGTTGTATTGTTGGTAATTAGAATTGGCTTAAAAAATTTATTTGATACAGTTCGCTTTGGTGTGTGGTTCTGGCTGAGTGCTGCCGCAACAGCGATTTATTTGGTATTACTTGCAATGATGAAAAATAACTGGGAAATGGGTTTAGCTGCTTGTGGCATGGCGATTGGCTACGGCGTTATTTACTCCGTGTTGCAGTCAACGGCATTGTTGCTCGCACCGATTAATGAGCAGGGGCTGGCAAGCAGCACCTTTTATTTGGGATTGGATATTGGGATGGCATTTGGACCAATCATTATGGGGTTTGTAAATGATCTACTACCGATTAATTATTTCTATCCTGTTCAACTGCTGCTGATTCCGTTGATGATTATTGTTTATTTATGTTATCGTAAGCGTTTGAACAGTGCGATTGATAATCATTAA
- a CDS encoding MetQ/NlpA family ABC transporter substrate-binding protein: MSKKRKKHIITWTVIALVLLVAGWFSFGPGISNHAPKERVITIGVVGESNSEQVIWQHVAQKAKRDYGIIIKTKVFTDYNQPNKALRDGEIDLNAIQTTTFMHTWSKANHAKIVSIGKTYIAPIRLYSKKYHKLSQLPQGATIAIPNDAATESRALHVLKNAGLISLTSGQKLKTIADITANPQHIKIKEVSDEQCARIINSVDAVIVNNDFAVPAGLGPKETIFVEPINKESAGAINNICTTEDKKNDPDYQHVVKCYQTEETKKLYHKFYGEMQQAVWDVKLK; encoded by the coding sequence ATGAGTAAGAAGCGAAAGAAACATATTATTACTTGGACAGTTATCGCTTTGGTGCTGCTAGTTGCCGGCTGGTTTAGTTTTGGCCCTGGAATTTCTAATCATGCGCCAAAAGAGCGGGTGATTACGATTGGCGTCGTTGGCGAAAGCAACTCTGAGCAAGTAATTTGGCAACATGTTGCCCAAAAGGCCAAACGCGATTATGGCATTATCATTAAGACCAAGGTTTTTACAGATTACAATCAACCCAACAAGGCTTTGCGAGACGGTGAAATTGACCTCAATGCCATTCAAACGACAACTTTTATGCATACTTGGTCCAAGGCAAATCATGCAAAGATTGTTTCGATTGGTAAAACCTATATTGCGCCGATTCGCTTGTACTCCAAGAAGTATCATAAGTTGAGCCAATTGCCGCAAGGAGCTACAATTGCAATCCCCAATGATGCCGCAACTGAATCGCGGGCACTCCATGTCTTAAAGAATGCCGGGTTAATTAGTTTAACTAGTGGGCAAAAGTTAAAGACGATTGCGGATATTACTGCTAATCCGCAACATATCAAGATTAAAGAAGTCAGTGACGAGCAATGTGCGCGGATTATTAATTCCGTTGACGCGGTGATTGTGAACAATGACTTTGCCGTGCCGGCTGGCCTTGGCCCGAAAGAAACGATTTTTGTGGAACCAATTAATAAGGAGTCGGCTGGTGCCATTAATAATATTTGTACGACAGAGGACAAGAAGAATGATCCCGACTACCAACATGTTGTCAAATGTTATCAAACTGAGGAAACTAAGAAGCTTTACCATAAGTTCTATGGTGAGATGCAGCAGGCTGTTTGGGACGTCAAGTTGAAATAA
- the pyrE gene encoding orotate phosphoribosyltransferase, which produces MHQEQIIAKLIAEKIITVSPDKPFTYASGMLSPIYTDLRLTVSYPDLRDWIASDLADLIKAEYPEVTIIGGVATAGIPHAAWVAAKLGLPMIYVRPKPKDHGKGRQIEGCFTDQDRIVLIDDLITTGSSVLNAVKATQNEGGNVIGVSSIFTYYLPDAKQNFAAANIAFNPLLSYPELLKKEKELNYISATEYDALKTWHEDPWQWGKKFK; this is translated from the coding sequence ATGCATCAAGAACAAATCATTGCTAAATTAATCGCAGAAAAAATCATCACAGTTTCGCCAGACAAGCCTTTTACTTATGCAAGTGGCATGCTCTCACCAATCTACACGGATTTACGACTCACGGTTTCTTACCCCGACTTACGCGATTGGATTGCCAGCGACTTAGCTGACTTAATCAAGGCTGAGTACCCAGAAGTAACCATTATCGGTGGTGTGGCAACCGCTGGTATTCCTCATGCTGCATGGGTTGCTGCCAAGCTTGGTCTACCAATGATTTATGTTCGTCCTAAGCCTAAAGATCACGGTAAGGGGCGCCAAATTGAAGGCTGCTTCACTGACCAAGACAGAATTGTTTTAATTGATGATTTAATTACAACCGGTAGTTCTGTCCTAAATGCAGTTAAGGCAACACAAAATGAAGGCGGCAATGTTATTGGCGTCAGCTCAATTTTCACTTATTATTTGCCAGATGCTAAGCAAAACTTTGCCGCAGCTAACATTGCCTTCAATCCCCTTCTTTCTTATCCTGAATTACTAAAGAAGGAAAAAGAATTAAATTACATCAGTGCAACCGAATATGACGCACTCAAGACTTGGCACGAGGACCCGTGGCAATGGGGTAAAAAATTTAAATAA
- the glnA gene encoding type I glutamate--ammonia ligase — translation MAKTITADDIRQSVADNDVRFLRLAFTDINGTLKAVEVPNSQLEKVLSNDIRFDGSSIDGFVRLEESDMVLYPDFSTWAVLPWTDRQGGKIGRLICSVHTTDGKPFSGDPRNNLKRVVDQMRTMGFSDFDIGFEAEFHLLKLDERGNWTTQVPDHASYFDMTSNDESASCRRDIVETLESIGFEVEAAHHEVGDGQQEIDFRFDDALTTADRVQTFKMVVREVAKKHNLFATFMAKPLQGQAGNGMHTNMSLFKDGKNAFYDKNNKFHLSNTALYFLNGILTHARAITAVGNPTVNSYKRLIPGFEAPVYISWASKNRSPMVRIPSAEEINTRLEMRSADPTANPYLLLAACLAAGLDGIKKAEMPMAPITSNVFEMSEEKREELGIKPLPATLHSAIKAFKADKLIQDALGEHLAHSFISSKELEWSQYTQTVSDWERNKYMGY, via the coding sequence ATGGCAAAAACAATTACAGCAGATGATATTAGACAGAGCGTTGCTGATAATGACGTTCGCTTTTTAAGATTAGCATTTACGGACATCAACGGTACTTTGAAGGCCGTTGAGGTGCCAAATAGCCAACTTGAAAAAGTTTTGAGTAATGACATCCGTTTTGACGGGTCTTCAATCGACGGTTTTGTTCGTTTGGAAGAAAGCGACATGGTTTTATACCCAGATTTCTCAACCTGGGCAGTATTGCCGTGGACTGACCGTCAAGGTGGTAAGATTGGTCGGCTGATTTGTTCAGTTCATACAACTGATGGTAAGCCATTTTCTGGTGATCCACGGAACAACTTAAAGCGTGTGGTTGACCAGATGCGGACGATGGGCTTTTCTGATTTTGATATTGGTTTTGAAGCTGAATTTCACTTGTTGAAGTTAGATGAGCGTGGCAATTGGACTACTCAGGTGCCAGACCACGCTTCATACTTTGACATGACTTCAAACGATGAAAGTGCTAGTTGCCGTCGTGATATTGTTGAAACTCTCGAAAGCATCGGTTTTGAAGTTGAAGCTGCTCACCATGAAGTTGGTGATGGTCAACAAGAAATCGATTTCAGATTCGATGATGCATTAACAACTGCTGACCGTGTTCAAACCTTTAAGATGGTTGTTCGTGAAGTTGCTAAAAAGCACAATTTATTTGCGACATTTATGGCTAAGCCGCTTCAAGGTCAAGCTGGTAACGGGATGCACACTAACATGTCCCTGTTCAAAGATGGTAAGAATGCCTTTTATGACAAGAACAATAAGTTCCACTTATCAAATACCGCACTTTACTTCTTAAATGGTATCTTGACACATGCTCGTGCAATTACCGCAGTTGGCAACCCAACTGTTAACTCATACAAGCGATTGATTCCAGGCTTTGAAGCACCAGTTTATATTTCTTGGGCTTCAAAGAACCGCTCACCAATGGTGCGGATTCCTTCAGCTGAAGAAATCAACACGCGTTTGGAAATGCGTTCTGCTGATCCAACTGCTAACCCATATCTTCTGCTTGCAGCTTGTCTAGCTGCTGGACTTGATGGGATTAAGAAAGCAGAAATGCCAATGGCCCCAATTACTTCTAATGTATTTGAAATGAGCGAAGAAAAACGCGAAGAATTGGGCATTAAACCATTGCCAGCAACTTTGCACAGTGCCATTAAGGCATTCAAGGCTGACAAGTTGATTCAAGATGCCTTGGGTGAGCACCTGGCACACAGTTTTATTTCTTCTAAGGAATTGGAATGGTCACAATATACGCAGACTGTTTCTGACTGGGAAAGAAATAAGTACATGGGTTACTAA
- the yjeM gene encoding glutamate/gamma-aminobutyrate family transporter YjeM, whose protein sequence is MDNKQPKKITLGTLILMIFSSIFGFSNSLTAYYQMGYASIIWYVIAAILFFLPSALIFAEYGASFKGVKGGIFSWLEESSNEKVAFVGTFIWLAAWVVWLVSSTQFFLVALSTLISGKDMTQTWHLGFLSSTQLLGVLEVAFMIIVTFFAAKGIDKITAVDKVGGAFAILIALGFMLASMLVFAFSHGHFAEPVTAMNFTKSPNPAFQTPVAVLSFIVYALFAYGGLETSAGVIDSVDKPEKTFPKAMMGAMALMTGLYVINILMCGISTNWAAVLGAKNVNIANMEYVLVNNLGIVMGHSMGLSQSATLTLGTIFSRLAGLADVLSGISAAFLMVYSPIKSFIEGCDARLLPKKLVKLNKHNMPERAMWTQAALISVIILFISFGGNAAGQFYTILMDMMNVSSTVPYLFLIGVFPFFKMKKDIDRPFVFIKGKGKVWAVTIVVWLVVAMGIIFTCIEPLLEGDYMTSFWTAIGPVAFGVVAYIYYTYREHHDTKTA, encoded by the coding sequence ATGGATAATAAACAGCCGAAAAAAATCACACTCGGCACGTTAATTTTAATGATCTTCTCGTCCATTTTTGGGTTCAGTAATTCGCTGACTGCGTACTACCAAATGGGTTATGCAAGTATCATTTGGTATGTGATTGCAGCAATTCTGTTCTTTCTACCATCTGCACTAATCTTTGCAGAATATGGCGCATCTTTTAAGGGTGTCAAGGGTGGTATTTTTTCTTGGCTTGAAGAGTCATCTAATGAAAAGGTTGCATTTGTTGGTACCTTCATTTGGCTTGCCGCCTGGGTGGTGTGGCTGGTTTCGTCCACACAATTTTTCCTTGTTGCGCTGTCAACATTAATTTCAGGTAAAGACATGACGCAAACTTGGCATCTGGGCTTTTTGTCGTCGACTCAACTTTTGGGTGTGCTTGAAGTTGCCTTCATGATTATTGTTACGTTCTTTGCTGCTAAGGGAATTGATAAAATTACAGCTGTTGACAAGGTCGGCGGGGCCTTTGCTATTCTGATTGCTCTTGGTTTCATGTTAGCGTCAATGTTAGTCTTCGCCTTTAGTCATGGTCATTTTGCAGAACCAGTTACAGCGATGAACTTTACTAAGTCGCCTAATCCAGCGTTCCAAACGCCCGTTGCTGTTTTGTCGTTTATTGTTTACGCCTTGTTTGCTTACGGCGGTCTTGAAACTTCGGCTGGTGTTATTGACTCAGTTGATAAGCCTGAGAAGACTTTCCCTAAAGCAATGATGGGCGCGATGGCATTGATGACAGGACTCTATGTAATTAATATTCTCATGTGTGGGATTTCAACTAATTGGGCTGCTGTTTTAGGTGCCAAAAACGTTAACATTGCCAATATGGAATATGTGTTGGTCAACAATTTAGGGATTGTAATGGGTCACAGTATGGGCTTGTCGCAATCTGCAACGTTGACTCTTGGAACGATTTTTTCACGGCTTGCTGGATTAGCTGATGTTTTATCTGGAATTTCTGCTGCCTTCTTGATGGTTTACTCACCAATCAAGTCCTTCATTGAGGGCTGTGATGCGCGTCTTTTACCTAAAAAATTAGTTAAATTGAACAAGCATAATATGCCAGAACGTGCAATGTGGACACAAGCAGCACTAATTAGTGTCATTATCTTGTTTATTTCCTTTGGTGGTAACGCTGCGGGACAATTTTATACGATTTTAATGGATATGATGAACGTTTCATCAACTGTGCCATATCTGTTCTTGATTGGGGTATTCCCGTTCTTTAAGATGAAGAAGGACATCGACCGACCGTTTGTCTTTATCAAGGGTAAAGGTAAAGTTTGGGCAGTAACGATTGTTGTCTGGTTGGTTGTTGCCATGGGCATTATCTTTACTTGTATTGAGCCGCTGCTGGAAGGCGACTACATGACATCATTCTGGACAGCAATTGGTCCAGTTGCTTTTGGTGTTGTTGCTTATATTTATTACACTTATCGTGAGCACCATGATACAAAAACGGCTTAA
- a CDS encoding rhodanese-like domain-containing protein: MSTFLIILDVVLVAIILAFVAVWLWNKFQTKRLGSGDLTNEEFNQGMRKAQIVDLREKAPFKRKHIDGARNLPYTTLKYQYGELRTDLPVYLYSDSLIVTLRAARFLQKKHFTSIKWLKNGFDEWNGRTKTSKY, encoded by the coding sequence ATGTCAACTTTTTTAATTATTTTGGATGTTGTATTAGTAGCTATCATTCTGGCTTTTGTTGCAGTTTGGCTTTGGAATAAGTTCCAGACTAAGCGTCTTGGTAGCGGTGATTTAACTAACGAAGAATTTAATCAGGGAATGAGAAAGGCGCAAATCGTTGATTTACGTGAAAAAGCGCCATTTAAGAGAAAGCATATCGATGGTGCACGCAACTTGCCTTATACTACCCTGAAATACCAATACGGTGAACTTAGAACTGATTTACCGGTATATTTGTACTCTGACTCATTAATCGTAACTTTAAGAGCTGCCAGATTTTTGCAAAAAAAGCACTTTACTTCGATTAAATGGCTCAAAAATGGTTTTGATGAGTGGAATGGTCGCACAAAAACATCTAAATATTAA
- a CDS encoding methionine gamma-lyase family protein has protein sequence MNNWPEKLQEIVKEVDTQIAPQLAKIDDNILYNQNKVLQAFKDKAVAEADLLGTTGYGSDDSGRDKLDRIYAQIFHTEDALVRSQFVSGTHTIATAMAGNLLPGDELTYLTGMPYDTLQQVIGVAGDGRGSLQSYGVKFSHVDLKDGEVDYDAARKLLSKHQPKMVVIQRSRGYDTRQSFTVAKIKPMIAMIREVSPKSIIMIDNCYGEFSEKHEPTEYGADLMAGSLIKNAGGGLAKIGGYVVGKHELIENTAARLTAGGIGREEGASLNNNMDYFEGLFIAPNTTGNAIKGAIYSSAILEKMGEEVTPKWNEDRTDLIQTVIFHDQDKMIRFAKALQENSPVNSFVDPIPSNDTGYEDKVIMADGSFIEGASIEFSGDGPIRPPYAIYMQGGLTYAHVKIAITNAVNELFFRK, from the coding sequence ATGAATAATTGGCCAGAAAAATTACAAGAAATTGTTAAGGAAGTAGACACCCAAATTGCGCCACAGCTTGCGAAAATTGATGATAATATTTTGTATAATCAGAACAAAGTGCTGCAAGCATTTAAGGACAAGGCAGTAGCAGAAGCAGATTTGCTTGGGACCACTGGTTATGGCTCAGATGATTCGGGGCGTGATAAGTTAGACCGTATTTACGCGCAGATTTTTCATACTGAAGATGCGCTTGTGCGTTCACAATTTGTGTCTGGCACACATACGATTGCCACAGCAATGGCGGGGAATTTGCTACCAGGCGATGAATTAACCTATTTAACGGGAATGCCTTATGACACCCTGCAACAAGTAATTGGTGTTGCGGGTGATGGGCGCGGCAGCTTGCAATCATACGGTGTTAAATTCTCACACGTTGACTTAAAAGATGGCGAGGTAGATTACGATGCTGCGCGTAAATTGCTGAGCAAGCACCAACCGAAGATGGTTGTTATTCAACGTTCACGCGGCTACGACACGCGGCAAAGTTTCACCGTTGCCAAGATTAAGCCGATGATTGCAATGATTCGCGAGGTTAGTCCTAAGAGTATCATTATGATTGATAATTGTTATGGCGAGTTTTCCGAAAAGCACGAGCCAACCGAATATGGCGCTGACTTGATGGCTGGCTCATTAATTAAAAATGCCGGCGGTGGCTTAGCCAAAATTGGTGGTTATGTTGTGGGCAAGCACGAACTAATCGAAAATACTGCGGCGCGCTTGACTGCTGGTGGTATTGGCCGCGAGGAAGGTGCCAGCTTAAATAACAACATGGATTACTTCGAAGGTCTCTTTATTGCGCCAAACACAACGGGGAATGCAATTAAAGGTGCAATTTATTCTTCAGCCATTTTGGAAAAGATGGGTGAGGAAGTAACGCCAAAGTGGAACGAAGATAGAACTGACTTGATTCAGACCGTAATTTTTCACGATCAAGATAAAATGATTCGCTTTGCTAAAGCTCTGCAAGAAAATTCACCGGTTAATTCCTTTGTCGACCCGATTCCAAGCAATGATACAGGTTATGAAGACAAAGTAATCATGGCTGATGGCTCCTTTATTGAGGGTGCAAGTATTGAATTTTCTGGTGATGGTCCAATTCGGCCGCCTTATGCTATTTACATGCAAGGCGGGTTAACTTACGCACATGTCAAAATCGCAATCACAAATGCAGTTAACGAATTGTTTTTTCGCAAGTAA
- a CDS encoding YqgQ family protein — MKTLYDVQQLLEKYGVLVHVGKRIWDIELMALELDNINRSRLIDKHDYLVAKMILRREHEYEERKEKEKHRS; from the coding sequence ATGAAGACCTTGTATGATGTTCAGCAGCTCCTTGAAAAATATGGTGTCTTGGTGCACGTTGGTAAGCGCATTTGGGACATTGAGCTGATGGCCCTTGAACTTGACAATATTAACCGTTCGCGCCTAATTGACAAGCATGATTATCTGGTTGCAAAGATGATTTTGCGGCGTGAACATGAGTATGAAGAACGCAAAGAAAAAGAAAAGCATAGAAGCTAG
- the miaA gene encoding tRNA (adenosine(37)-N6)-dimethylallyltransferase MiaA yields the protein MQKVLAIVGPTAIGKTGLAIKLAQNLNGEIVSGDSMQVYREVAIGTAKATPQEQAQVKHYLVDTQSVFEQYSVKDFVTQAQSAINKIAAKGKLPLLVGGTGFYVNALLNQMQLGEKDEHETAIAAKWQDFLDKKGSESLWQELNKRDADAARKIPVANSRRTLRALTVIERTGQKFSQQQSKIEPRYDYLIIGLNSEREAIYRRINLRVDQMMTQGMLKEAEFVYQNREREHQILQAIGYKEFFPYFKGEQSLPDCVEQLKTASRRYAKRQLTYFRHQLPCHWFDPLNDQNCIIEIEEKVEEWLHE from the coding sequence ATGCAAAAAGTACTAGCAATTGTAGGACCGACAGCGATCGGGAAGACTGGCTTAGCTATCAAATTAGCCCAAAACTTGAATGGTGAAATTGTTTCTGGCGATTCAATGCAGGTCTATCGCGAAGTAGCAATTGGAACGGCAAAGGCAACGCCGCAAGAGCAAGCTCAAGTTAAGCATTATTTAGTTGATACGCAATCGGTCTTTGAACAATATTCAGTTAAGGATTTTGTCACACAAGCCCAATCAGCAATTAATAAGATTGCGGCTAAGGGCAAGTTACCACTATTAGTTGGTGGGACCGGCTTTTATGTTAATGCCCTGCTTAACCAGATGCAACTGGGTGAAAAAGATGAGCATGAGACAGCGATTGCCGCTAAGTGGCAAGATTTTTTAGACAAAAAAGGGTCGGAGTCTTTGTGGCAAGAGTTGAATAAGCGTGATGCAGATGCCGCTCGTAAAATACCCGTGGCTAATTCTCGGCGCACCTTACGAGCGCTGACTGTAATTGAGCGGACTGGGCAAAAGTTTTCCCAGCAGCAATCTAAAATTGAACCACGCTATGATTATTTGATTATTGGTTTAAATTCTGAGCGAGAGGCAATTTACCGCCGAATTAATTTGCGAGTTGACCAGATGATGACTCAGGGGATGCTTAAGGAAGCCGAATTTGTTTACCAAAATCGCGAACGCGAACACCAAATCTTGCAGGCAATTGGCTATAAAGAGTTCTTCCCATACTTTAAGGGAGAACAAAGCCTGCCCGATTGTGTTGAGCAGCTAAAGACAGCTTCGCGGCGGTATGCGAAGCGGCAATTGACGTATTTTCGTCATCAATTGCCATGTCACTGGTTTGACCCGTTGAATGACCAAAATTGTATTATAGAAATAGAAGAGAAAGTTGAGGAATGGCTTCATGAATAA